A genomic region of Micromonospora sp. NBRC 110009 contains the following coding sequences:
- a CDS encoding NADH-quinone oxidoreductase subunit B family protein, producing MTQRSGDTAVIPQENGFDEITILWISEGMSCDGDSVAMTASAQPAIEDIALGLIPGLPKVNLHNKVLSPAAGGEEFLAPYRRAARGEMIEPFILVIEGSIPNENINGEGYWTSFGNDEKTGEPLTLNWWIDQLAPKAWAVVAAGTCATYGGIHAMAGNPTGCMGLADYLGWDFRSQGGLPIVNVPGCPIQPENFMETLTWVLYHAAGSAPPPPLDHMLRPQWLFGKTVHEGCDRAAYYEQADFAKDYNSPKCQVKIGCWGPVINCNVPKRGWMGGVGGCPNVGGICIGCTMPGFPDKFMPFMDMPPGGSLSTLLIKPYGALIRRLRGITNVTANREPKWHHNGPELTSGYNPRWRPYGPADPRRQAAIERNRP from the coding sequence ATGACGCAGCGCAGCGGCGACACCGCGGTGATCCCGCAGGAGAACGGGTTCGACGAGATCACGATCCTGTGGATCTCCGAGGGCATGAGTTGTGACGGCGATTCCGTGGCGATGACGGCCTCCGCTCAGCCGGCGATCGAGGACATCGCGCTCGGGCTCATTCCCGGTCTGCCGAAGGTCAACCTGCACAACAAGGTGTTGTCGCCGGCAGCCGGCGGTGAGGAGTTTCTGGCGCCGTACCGCCGGGCGGCCCGTGGGGAGATGATCGAGCCGTTCATCCTCGTCATCGAGGGTTCGATCCCGAACGAGAACATCAACGGCGAGGGGTACTGGACGTCGTTCGGCAACGACGAGAAGACCGGCGAGCCGCTGACCCTGAACTGGTGGATCGACCAGTTGGCGCCCAAGGCGTGGGCGGTCGTCGCGGCCGGCACGTGCGCGACGTACGGCGGCATTCACGCCATGGCCGGCAACCCGACGGGGTGCATGGGTCTGGCCGACTATCTCGGCTGGGACTTCCGATCCCAGGGGGGCTTGCCGATCGTCAACGTGCCCGGCTGCCCGATCCAGCCGGAGAACTTCATGGAGACCCTGACCTGGGTCCTCTACCACGCCGCCGGCTCGGCGCCGCCCCCGCCGCTGGATCACATGCTGCGACCGCAATGGTTGTTCGGCAAGACCGTGCACGAGGGCTGCGACCGGGCCGCCTACTACGAGCAGGCCGACTTCGCCAAGGACTACAACTCGCCCAAGTGCCAGGTGAAGATCGGCTGCTGGGGGCCGGTCATCAACTGCAACGTCCCGAAGCGCGGCTGGATGGGCGGGGTGGGTGGCTGCCCCAACGTCGGCGGCATCTGCATCGGCTGCACCATGCCCGGCTTTCCCGACAAGTTCATGCCGTTCATGGACATGCCCCCCGGTGGCAGCCTGTCCACGTTGCTCATCAAGCCGTACGGCGCCTTGATCCGCCGCCTGCGCGGCATCACCAACGTCACCGCCAACCGGGAACCGAAGTGGCACCACAACGGCCCGGAGCTCACCAGCGGCTACAACCCTCGGTGGCGCCCGTACGGTCCGGCAGATCCCCGGCGACAGGCAGCAATCGAGAGGAACCGACCGTGA
- a CDS encoding hemerythrin domain-containing protein, with protein sequence MDATELLRHDHRIVEQLFRDYRAAESDAQRRGVVEILVRELSKHAALEEVLFYPFAARVLADGEVDRHLAGHAPIKELLLDLDRCRAGDRAQDELMERLASAVARHVQDDENELMPQLCARTDEQALQELGQEIDQGKQRAPTRPHPHAPDKPPALALAAPVAAIYDRLRDRMQGRPRT encoded by the coding sequence ATGGACGCCACCGAGTTGCTGCGGCACGACCATCGCATCGTGGAGCAGCTGTTCCGGGACTACCGGGCCGCGGAGTCGGACGCGCAGCGCCGCGGCGTGGTGGAGATCCTCGTCCGCGAACTGTCGAAGCATGCCGCGCTGGAGGAGGTGCTCTTCTACCCGTTCGCCGCGAGAGTGTTGGCCGACGGAGAGGTCGACCGACACCTCGCCGGGCATGCGCCCATCAAGGAGTTGCTCCTCGATCTGGACCGCTGCCGGGCCGGCGACCGCGCGCAGGACGAGCTGATGGAGCGGCTGGCGTCCGCCGTCGCCCGGCACGTGCAGGACGACGAGAACGAGCTCATGCCCCAGTTGTGCGCCCGGACCGACGAGCAGGCCCTCCAGGAACTGGGGCAGGAGATCGACCAGGGCAAGCAACGGGCCCCGACCCGCCCGCACCCGCACGCGCCGGACAAGCCGCCGGCGCTGGCCCTCGCGGCGCCGGTGGCGGCCATCTACGACCGGTTGCGGGATCGCATGCAAGGGAGGCCACGCACATGA
- a CDS encoding hydrogenase/urease maturation nickel metallochaperone HypA, producing MHETGLSEAIVAAAVRRAAGRRVSGLRVRIGGHPVDPDVVTQGIQVAAAGTVVADAAVDLILEPMTVQCHGCGRSAPVHDHLAMVACPGCGGVDIDVSGSDDVVLESITVDSAELRAV from the coding sequence ATGCACGAGACCGGTCTGTCCGAGGCCATCGTCGCGGCGGCGGTACGTCGAGCCGCCGGGCGGCGGGTCAGCGGCCTGCGGGTGCGGATCGGGGGCCACCCGGTCGACCCCGACGTCGTCACGCAGGGCATTCAGGTGGCCGCGGCCGGCACGGTGGTCGCGGACGCCGCTGTTGATCTGATCCTGGAGCCGATGACGGTGCAGTGCCATGGCTGCGGCCGGAGCGCACCGGTTCACGACCATCTGGCGATGGTGGCCTGCCCGGGGTGTGGGGGCGTCGACATCGACGTCAGCGGCAGCGACGACGTGGTGCTGGAGTCCATCACGGTGGACAGCGCCGAGCTGCGAGCGGTCTGA
- a CDS encoding hydrogenase maturation protease translates to MAGIGNIFLGDDAFGVEVVRRLRDAVLPPGVDVSDYGIRGMHLAYDLLDGRHDVLVLVDALPLDEPPGTLAVLQVDLDDPGWTLRPADVLEASAADAHAMDPESVLRLLGSLGGRVDRVLVVGCQPAVLDERMGLSAPVAAAIDEAVGMVVGIAAEEAALTATARRPKSPQQAAAERG, encoded by the coding sequence GTGGCCGGCATCGGCAACATCTTCCTCGGCGATGACGCGTTCGGCGTCGAGGTCGTCCGGCGCCTCCGGGACGCGGTCCTCCCACCGGGGGTGGATGTGTCCGATTACGGCATCCGCGGGATGCACCTGGCCTACGATCTGTTGGACGGCCGCCACGACGTGCTGGTCCTGGTGGACGCGTTGCCGCTGGACGAACCGCCCGGCACGTTGGCCGTCCTCCAGGTGGACCTGGACGACCCGGGCTGGACGCTGCGGCCGGCCGATGTGCTGGAGGCGTCGGCCGCCGACGCGCACGCCATGGATCCCGAATCGGTGCTGCGCCTGCTCGGCAGCCTCGGCGGCAGGGTCGACCGGGTCCTCGTGGTGGGTTGCCAACCCGCCGTCCTCGACGAGCGCATGGGGCTCTCCGCTCCGGTGGCGGCCGCGATCGACGAGGCGGTCGGGATGGTGGTGGGGATCGCAGCGGAGGAAGCCGCGCTCACCGCCACCGCCAGGCGGCCGAAGAGCCCGCAGCAAGCGGCAGCCGAGAGGGGGTGA
- a CDS encoding alpha/beta fold hydrolase — MSPAWRLYFTERGSGPPLLLVHGLMVTGEMFEPVIGDLATRHRVIVPDLRGHGRSRGLPPPYAPAQLAADLAQLLERLGLDSTAVLGYSQGGAIAQQLALDFPDRCDRLVLACTFAFNMATRRERVEGHLVPLMLRALGMRLMAKLIVSRAASPLGRERADWLVGIMADQDRTSMGAAWQETMAFDSRPRLAEITCPTLVIAASDDHAVPIHHAKQLHDGIAGSRLIVIDDADHALIWTHSAEFARVTGDFLGA, encoded by the coding sequence ATGAGCCCTGCGTGGCGCCTGTACTTCACCGAGCGCGGATCGGGTCCGCCCCTCCTGCTCGTGCACGGGTTGATGGTCACCGGCGAGATGTTCGAGCCGGTGATCGGGGATCTCGCCACCCGGCATCGCGTGATCGTGCCCGACCTGCGTGGCCACGGGCGCAGTCGGGGACTTCCGCCGCCGTACGCGCCGGCGCAGCTCGCGGCTGACCTGGCGCAGCTGCTCGAGCGGCTGGGCCTCGACTCCACCGCCGTGCTCGGCTACTCGCAGGGCGGCGCGATCGCCCAACAACTGGCCCTCGACTTCCCCGACCGGTGCGACCGCCTGGTCCTCGCCTGCACCTTCGCCTTCAACATGGCGACCCGGCGGGAGAGGGTGGAGGGCCACCTCGTGCCGCTGATGCTCCGGGCCCTCGGCATGCGGCTGATGGCGAAGCTGATCGTGTCGCGGGCGGCGTCGCCGCTCGGCAGGGAGCGCGCCGACTGGCTCGTCGGGATCATGGCCGACCAGGACCGGACGTCGATGGGCGCCGCCTGGCAGGAGACGATGGCGTTCGACAGCCGGCCCCGGCTGGCGGAGATCACCTGCCCGACGCTCGTCATCGCCGCGTCGGACGATCACGCGGTGCCGATCCACCACGCGAAGCAGCTCCACGACGGCATCGCCGGCTCCCGGCTGATCGTCATCGACGACGCCGACCACGCGCTCATCTGGACGCACTCCGCCGAGTTCGCCCGGGTGACCGGCGACTTCCTCGGCGCCTGA
- a CDS encoding glycoside hydrolase family 10 protein — protein sequence MSSTAPPAHRRRTSALVAAIATLAMALGVGAWSLRDQVVGDGAARDSAIDAAPADGTPGCAGRPVRALRELRGMWITTVNNIDWPSRPGLPAETVRAEFRGWLDLAVRRHHNAVFVHVRPSGDALWPSRYAPWSQWLTGRRDGRDPGWDPMEFMVAEAHARNLEFHAWFNPYRGGQPASVGGPGPRLDQLAPTHPLRRHPDWAVTYPSADRPGSRLYFNPGIPEARTFVEDSMLEAVQRYDVDGVHFDDFFYPYPEAGQDFPDDAAFARYGRRFADQHAWRRDNVNTLVREMSERIKAIKPWVKFGISPFGIWRNQRTDPAGSATAGLQSYDDIYADTRLWVREQWLDYVVPQLYWHIGFGKADYAKLLPWWADTVRGTRVQLYIGQADYRVGERGAWRDPAELDRQLALNRRYGVKGSVHFSARQVRADKLGAVSRYSAAHYAAPALLPTMAQLPAAPPAAPTVGAARRADSGGVALTWRGNGGASFAVYRVDGDAARLVGTVRGTAWVDRTAPADRSLSYCVSGLDRSGNEGRLSAPTSAPIR from the coding sequence ATGTCCTCCACCGCTCCGCCCGCTCACCGCCGTCGTACCTCCGCGCTCGTCGCGGCGATCGCCACGCTCGCCATGGCGCTCGGGGTGGGTGCGTGGTCGCTGCGGGACCAGGTTGTCGGCGACGGAGCTGCCCGGGATTCGGCGATCGACGCCGCCCCGGCGGACGGCACCCCCGGCTGCGCCGGGCGGCCGGTGCGGGCGCTGCGCGAGTTGCGCGGCATGTGGATCACGACGGTGAACAACATCGACTGGCCGAGCCGCCCCGGCCTGCCGGCCGAGACGGTGCGGGCGGAGTTCCGGGGCTGGCTGGATCTGGCCGTGCGGCGCCACCACAACGCGGTGTTCGTGCACGTGCGGCCGAGCGGGGACGCGCTCTGGCCGTCCCGGTACGCGCCGTGGTCGCAGTGGCTGACCGGGCGACGCGACGGCCGTGATCCGGGCTGGGACCCGATGGAGTTCATGGTCGCCGAGGCCCACGCGCGCAACCTGGAGTTCCACGCCTGGTTCAACCCGTACCGGGGTGGGCAGCCGGCCTCGGTGGGCGGCCCCGGGCCGCGGCTGGACCAGCTCGCCCCGACCCATCCGCTGCGCCGGCACCCGGACTGGGCGGTGACCTATCCCAGCGCCGACCGGCCCGGCAGCCGCCTCTACTTCAACCCGGGCATCCCGGAGGCCCGCACGTTCGTCGAGGACTCGATGCTGGAGGCGGTGCAACGGTACGACGTCGACGGGGTGCACTTCGACGACTTTTTCTACCCATACCCGGAGGCCGGGCAGGACTTCCCGGACGACGCGGCGTTCGCCCGGTACGGCCGCCGGTTCGCCGACCAGCACGCCTGGCGCCGGGACAACGTGAACACCCTGGTCCGGGAGATGAGCGAGCGGATCAAGGCGATCAAGCCGTGGGTGAAGTTCGGCATCAGCCCGTTCGGCATCTGGCGCAACCAGCGCACCGACCCGGCTGGCTCCGCCACCGCCGGGTTGCAGAGCTACGACGACATCTACGCCGACACCCGGCTGTGGGTACGGGAGCAGTGGCTGGACTACGTCGTGCCGCAGCTCTACTGGCACATCGGGTTCGGCAAGGCCGACTACGCCAAGCTGTTGCCCTGGTGGGCGGACACGGTGCGGGGCACCCGGGTACAGCTCTACATCGGCCAGGCCGACTACCGGGTGGGGGAGCGCGGCGCCTGGCGCGACCCGGCCGAGCTGGACCGCCAACTGGCCCTCAATCGGCGGTACGGGGTGAAGGGCAGTGTGCACTTCAGCGCCCGGCAGGTGCGCGCCGACAAGCTCGGGGCGGTCAGCCGGTACAGCGCAGCGCACTACGCCGCCCCGGCACTGCTGCCCACGATGGCGCAGCTACCGGCGGCGCCGCCAGCCGCACCGACGGTCGGCGCCGCGCGCCGTGCGGACAGCGGCGGAGTGGCGCTGACCTGGCGCGGGAACGGCGGCGCGAGCTTCGCCGTGTACCGGGTGGACGGCGACGCGGCCCGGCTCGTCGGCACCGTCCGCGGTACCGCGTGGGTGGACCGCACCGCCCCGGCCGATCGCTCGCTGTCCTACTGCGTGTCCGGCCTGGATCGCAGCGGGAACGAGGGCCGGCTCAGCGCGCCGACATCCGCACCCATCCGGTAG